The following coding sequences lie in one Xanthomonas hortorum pv. pelargonii genomic window:
- a CDS encoding MBL fold metallo-hydrolase, which produces MRLHCGFLGKHGVGMTAIADSSIQTIDTGFGGVQFDAAYLIVEGQRGAFVDCGTSLSVPHMLAALHSARLTPAQVEWLILTHVHLDHAGGAGALLQHLPNARVLVHPRGAPHMIDPTRLIAGATAVYGEAEMARSYGAIVPVPAERVVEAADGQTVMLGERALRTIETPGHARHHLCVWDARSRSWFTGDTFGLSYRQLDSAQGAFILPTSSPVQFEPEAMLHSIARLMETTPAAMYLTHYGRVTSPEPLAQALIEQIHAMTAIALSCAQRADRHRCMVAALSELYLERARLHGCRLDDASVAQLLATDIELNAQGLACWLDRATRTS; this is translated from the coding sequence TTGCGCCTACACTGCGGTTTTCTGGGCAAGCATGGTGTGGGAATGACAGCGATAGCCGATTCCAGCATCCAGACCATCGATACCGGCTTTGGCGGTGTGCAGTTCGATGCGGCGTACCTGATCGTTGAGGGCCAGCGTGGCGCCTTCGTCGATTGCGGTACCTCGCTGTCGGTGCCGCACATGCTGGCTGCGTTGCACTCCGCCAGGCTGACGCCTGCGCAGGTGGAGTGGTTGATCCTGACCCATGTGCATCTGGATCACGCTGGCGGCGCGGGTGCCTTGCTGCAGCACCTGCCCAATGCGCGCGTGCTGGTGCATCCGCGCGGCGCGCCGCACATGATCGATCCCACCCGGCTGATTGCCGGTGCCACCGCCGTGTATGGCGAGGCGGAAATGGCGCGCAGTTATGGCGCCATCGTGCCGGTGCCCGCCGAGCGGGTGGTGGAAGCAGCCGATGGGCAGACCGTGATGCTGGGCGAGCGCGCGCTGCGCACGATCGAGACGCCCGGGCACGCGCGGCATCATCTGTGCGTGTGGGATGCACGCAGCCGCAGTTGGTTCACTGGCGACACCTTCGGCTTGTCGTATCGCCAGCTCGATAGCGCACAAGGCGCTTTCATCCTGCCGACCTCTTCGCCGGTGCAGTTCGAGCCGGAAGCGATGCTGCACTCGATCGCGCGGCTGATGGAGACGACGCCGGCCGCGATGTATCTGACCCATTACGGGCGTGTCACATCGCCGGAGCCGTTGGCGCAAGCGTTGATCGAGCAGATCCATGCGATGACCGCCATTGCACTGAGCTGCGCACAGCGTGCGGACCGCCATCGCTGCATGGTGGCGGCGTTGAGTGAGCTGTATCTGGAGCGCGCCCGCCTGCACGGTTGTCGCCTGGACGATGCGAGCGTGGCGCAGTTGCTGGCCACCGATATCGAACTCAACGCGCAGGGCCTGGCGTGCTGGCTGGATCGCGCAACGCGGACGAGTTAG
- a CDS encoding tryptophan--tRNA ligase, producing MTTRVLTGITTSGTPHLGNYVGAIRPAIQASAGADAESFYFLADLHSLIKAQDPARTQRSTLEIAASWLACGLDPETVWFYRQSDVPETTELLWLLTCVAGKGILNRAHAYKAAVDKNRAEGEDEDAGVTAGLFMYPVLMAADILIFNAHKVPVGRDQIQHIEMARDFAQRFNHVYGRDFFTLPEAVIDEQVSTLPGLDGRKMSKSYGNTIPLFAPREELRKLVFSILTDSRAPGEAKDTQGSALFQLYQAFATPQETAAFAQAFADGIGWGDAKQQLFERIDQEITPLRTRYEALMAEPAKIEAILRAGGARLRARYATPFLAELRAAVGLRDLSSQAATTSVDADEKVAPPVFKQYRESDGQFYFKLNDGAGALLLQSDGFASPRDAGQLIARLKQAEQASDLQLPGVHAQVNTDVILAAMRVLREG from the coding sequence ATGACCACTCGCGTCCTTACCGGCATCACCACCTCCGGCACCCCGCACCTGGGCAATTATGTCGGTGCGATCCGCCCGGCGATCCAGGCCAGCGCCGGCGCCGATGCGGAGAGCTTCTATTTCCTGGCCGACCTGCACAGCTTGATCAAGGCGCAGGACCCGGCGCGCACGCAGCGCTCCACCCTGGAAATCGCCGCCAGCTGGCTGGCCTGCGGGCTGGACCCGGAAACGGTGTGGTTCTATCGCCAATCCGATGTGCCGGAGACCACCGAGTTGCTATGGCTGCTGACCTGCGTGGCCGGCAAGGGCATCCTCAACCGCGCGCATGCCTACAAGGCGGCGGTGGACAAGAACCGCGCCGAGGGCGAGGACGAGGACGCGGGCGTAACCGCCGGCTTGTTCATGTACCCGGTGCTGATGGCGGCGGACATCCTGATCTTCAACGCGCATAAGGTGCCGGTGGGGCGCGACCAGATCCAGCATATCGAGATGGCGCGCGATTTCGCTCAGCGCTTCAACCATGTGTATGGCCGCGACTTCTTCACCCTGCCCGAGGCGGTGATCGACGAGCAGGTGTCCACGTTGCCAGGCCTGGACGGCCGCAAGATGAGCAAGAGTTACGGCAATACGATTCCGCTGTTCGCCCCGCGCGAGGAACTGCGCAAGCTGGTGTTCTCCATCCTCACCGATTCGCGCGCGCCGGGCGAAGCCAAGGACACGCAGGGTTCGGCGTTGTTCCAGCTGTATCAGGCCTTCGCCACGCCGCAGGAAACGGCTGCATTTGCGCAGGCCTTTGCCGATGGCATCGGCTGGGGCGATGCCAAGCAACAGCTGTTCGAGCGGATCGACCAGGAAATTACGCCGCTGCGCACGCGCTATGAGGCGCTGATGGCCGAGCCGGCGAAGATCGAGGCCATTCTGCGCGCCGGTGGCGCACGTCTGCGCGCGCGCTATGCCACGCCGTTTCTGGCCGAGTTGCGCGCTGCGGTGGGTCTGCGCGATCTGTCCAGTCAGGCCGCGACGACGTCCGTGGACGCAGACGAAAAAGTCGCACCGCCGGTGTTCAAGCAATATCGCGAGAGCGACGGGCAGTTCTACTTCAAGTTGAACGATGGCGCCGGTGCGTTGCTGCTGCAGAGCGATGGCTTCGCCTCGCCACGCGATGCGGGTCAGTTGATTGCACGCTTGAAACAGGCCGAGCAGGCCAGTGATCTGCAATTGCCGGGCGTGCATGCGCAGGTGAATACAGACGTGATCCTTGCCGCAATGCGTGTGTTGCGCGAGGGGTGA
- a CDS encoding CsbD family protein, with protein MNTDIISGKWTQLKGKAQAKWSDLTDDDFKIAEGNAEYLQGKLQERYGWDRDRAQTEVRAFEKSLRDDT; from the coding sequence ATGAACACTGACATCATTTCCGGCAAGTGGACCCAGCTCAAAGGCAAGGCGCAGGCCAAGTGGAGCGACTTGACCGACGACGATTTCAAGATCGCCGAAGGCAACGCCGAGTATCTGCAAGGCAAGCTTCAGGAGCGTTACGGCTGGGATCGCGATCGCGCCCAGACCGAAGTGCGCGCCTTCGAAAAGTCGCTGCGCGACGATACCTGA
- a CDS encoding entericidin A/B family lipoprotein, which produces MKRAIMLLVLSVFSVGMLAGCNTVAGAGKDVQGAGEKVEDAARK; this is translated from the coding sequence ATGAAGCGTGCAATTATGCTGCTGGTGCTGTCGGTGTTTTCGGTCGGTATGTTGGCGGGTTGCAACACCGTCGCAGGTGCCGGCAAGGACGTGCAGGGCGCTGGCGAGAAAGTGGAAGACGCTGCGCGCAAGTGA
- a CDS encoding entericidin A/B family lipoprotein — translation MKRLLTLMVLGLFSAGVMTGCNTMAGAGKDMQGAGEKVEKKADNCSDGKC, via the coding sequence ATGAAGCGACTGCTGACACTGATGGTGCTAGGCCTGTTTTCGGCTGGCGTGATGACTGGCTGCAACACCATGGCCGGCGCCGGCAAGGACATGCAGGGCGCAGGTGAGAAGGTCGAAAAGAAGGCCGATAATTGCAGCGACGGTAAGTGCTGA
- the rocF gene encoding arginase, translating to MATQYLPVSLIGVPTDIGAGHRGARMGPEALRIAGLQEALIGRGVEVRDLGNLDGPRNPWLAPQAGYRHLDEVVAWNQALMDASYAELCAGRMPIMLGGDHCLGIGSITAVAKYCREQGRPLRVLWLDAHSDFNTSEVTPSGNVHGMPVACLCGLGPQALTHLGGSAPALLPEQVRQIGIRSVDPEEKRLIKQHRIDVYDMRYIDEAGMKRTMETALQGMSADTHLHVSFDVDFLDPSIAPGVGTTVPGGPNYREAQLVMEMIADTGRMGSLDIVELNPVLDNRNATAELAVDLVESLFGKSTLMRD from the coding sequence ATGGCGACGCAGTACCTGCCGGTTTCCCTGATTGGCGTTCCCACCGATATAGGCGCCGGCCACCGTGGCGCGCGGATGGGGCCGGAGGCGCTGCGCATCGCCGGCTTGCAGGAGGCCTTGATCGGCCGCGGGGTGGAGGTGCGCGACCTGGGCAATCTGGATGGCCCGCGCAATCCCTGGCTGGCCCCGCAGGCAGGCTACCGGCATCTGGACGAAGTGGTGGCCTGGAACCAGGCGCTGATGGACGCCAGCTATGCCGAACTATGCGCCGGGCGCATGCCGATCATGCTCGGCGGCGACCATTGCCTGGGCATCGGTTCGATCACGGCGGTGGCCAAGTACTGCCGCGAACAGGGGCGCCCGCTACGGGTGCTGTGGCTGGATGCGCATTCGGACTTCAATACCAGCGAGGTGACGCCATCGGGCAACGTGCACGGCATGCCGGTGGCCTGCCTGTGTGGGCTGGGCCCGCAGGCGCTGACTCATCTGGGCGGCAGCGCGCCGGCGCTGCTGCCCGAGCAGGTGCGGCAGATCGGCATCCGCTCGGTGGACCCGGAGGAGAAGCGCCTAATCAAACAGCACCGCATCGATGTCTACGACATGCGCTACATCGACGAGGCCGGCATGAAGCGCACCATGGAGACCGCCTTGCAGGGCATGAGCGCGGACACCCATCTGCACGTGAGCTTCGATGTGGACTTCCTCGACCCCAGCATCGCGCCGGGCGTGGGCACCACCGTGCCCGGTGGTCCCAACTACCGCGAGGCGCAGCTGGTGATGGAGATGATTGCCGACACCGGGCGTATGGGGTCGCTGGACATCGTCGAACTCAATCCGGTGCTGGACAACCGCAACGCGACCGCCGAGCTGGCGGTGGATCTGGTGGAGAGCCTGTTCGGCAAGTCCACGCTGATGCGAGATTGA
- a CDS encoding roadblock/LC7 domain-containing protein codes for MPHNAVNQVVKAAVGEVARASHQYDLQRIGREFAQTIEREPGIRLLMLSTADGRAITEQSSLDVDGRRLAAMANSFLTLGETLARESSLSEADYATVSTRGGQLVLIRIRADKPLTLTAIGGPQLNAAALLFNARDCAGRLAKAMAQPAT; via the coding sequence ATGCCGCACAACGCCGTCAACCAGGTCGTCAAGGCTGCCGTGGGCGAGGTCGCGCGGGCGTCGCATCAGTACGATCTGCAGCGCATCGGCCGCGAGTTCGCGCAGACCATCGAGCGCGAGCCAGGCATCCGTTTGTTGATGCTGTCCACCGCCGACGGGCGCGCCATTACCGAGCAATCCAGTCTGGATGTCGACGGTCGCCGTCTGGCGGCGATGGCCAATTCGTTTCTGACCCTGGGCGAGACCCTGGCGCGCGAATCCAGTCTGAGCGAGGCCGATTACGCCACCGTCAGCACCCGTGGCGGCCAGCTGGTGCTGATCCGCATTCGCGCCGACAAGCCGCTGACGCTCACCGCAATTGGCGGCCCGCAGCTCAATGCCGCCGCCCTGTTGTTCAACGCACGCGACTGCGCCGGCCGTCTGGCCAAGGCCATGGCGCAACCAGCGACCTGA
- a CDS encoding GTP-binding protein, with protein sequence MSLPANKLVFVGGMGAGKTTAVRAISDVEPVSTEMPLSQDAYGDKTYTTVALDYSSIELEDGELLHVYGVPGQKYLDFMWPLVCDGALGVIVLTSARDPQMRESTLDLLREFSQIAPEASLAVGITMTDEMEDFLLPPFRDALVAEGFRIPVMRVDARSATQITFLVKSLLSYRYTSAHS encoded by the coding sequence ATGAGTCTTCCGGCCAACAAACTGGTGTTCGTTGGCGGCATGGGCGCCGGCAAGACCACGGCAGTGCGCGCCATTTCCGACGTGGAGCCGGTCAGCACCGAGATGCCGCTCAGCCAGGATGCCTACGGCGACAAGACCTACACCACGGTCGCACTGGACTACAGCTCGATCGAGCTGGAAGACGGCGAGTTGCTGCACGTGTACGGCGTGCCGGGCCAGAAATACCTGGATTTCATGTGGCCATTGGTCTGCGACGGCGCCTTGGGCGTGATCGTACTGACCAGCGCGCGCGATCCACAGATGCGTGAGAGCACGCTGGACTTGCTGCGCGAGTTTTCGCAGATCGCACCCGAGGCCAGCCTGGCGGTGGGCATCACCATGACCGACGAAATGGAGGATTTTCTGCTGCCGCCCTTCCGCGATGCACTGGTGGCCGAAGGCTTCCGCATCCCGGTCATGCGCGTGGATGCGCGCTCGGCCACCCAGATCACCTTCCTGGTGAAATCGCTGCTGTCCTATCGCTACACCTCGGCTCACAGCTGA
- the tmk gene encoding dTMP kinase has translation MTIELKPGGLLIAIEGIDGAGKTTLARSLATTLEAAGARVVLSKEPTNGAWGTQLRQSAATGRLSADEEAELLIRDRQEHVDTLIAPALARGDIVILDRYFPSMVAYQGAAGLPLDALLERNAFAPRPDVLLLLDLPPPTGLARIRARGDAPNHFETQDNLERCRAIFAQLQLPGKHVVDASADADSVLRQAHTIVVAALAERLSGDAEHADTDKAALELLSAGRPA, from the coding sequence ATGACAATCGAACTGAAGCCCGGCGGCTTGTTGATCGCGATCGAAGGCATCGACGGCGCCGGCAAGACCACCCTCGCCCGCAGCCTGGCCACCACACTGGAAGCGGCCGGCGCCCGCGTCGTACTGAGCAAGGAGCCGACCAACGGCGCCTGGGGCACCCAGTTGCGTCAGTCCGCCGCCACCGGCCGCCTGAGCGCGGACGAAGAAGCCGAGCTGCTGATCCGCGACCGCCAGGAGCATGTGGACACCCTCATCGCGCCCGCATTGGCACGCGGCGACATCGTGATCCTGGACCGCTACTTTCCGTCGATGGTTGCCTACCAGGGCGCCGCCGGCCTGCCGCTGGACGCGCTGCTGGAACGCAACGCCTTCGCACCGCGCCCGGACGTGCTGCTGCTGCTCGACCTGCCACCGCCCACCGGCCTGGCGCGCATCCGCGCCCGCGGCGACGCCCCCAACCACTTCGAAACCCAGGACAACCTGGAACGCTGCCGCGCCATCTTCGCGCAGCTGCAATTGCCGGGAAAACACGTCGTCGACGCCAGTGCCGATGCAGACAGCGTGCTACGCCAGGCCCACACCATCGTCGTGGCAGCACTGGCCGAACGGCTGAGCGGCGACGCCGAACACGCCGACACAGACAAGGCCGCCCTGGAACTGCTATCGGCCGGTCGCCCAGCCTGA
- a CDS encoding SPOR domain-containing protein codes for MYVRALIVVLIVLNAGVALWWALQPAPAALAAPAQPAGVARLEVLPNIATGAAAAISGEAATAAPDAVPAATSVAPAPAAVPAQTSPAQTSTEQAAAAASTAAATTAVAETSPTPSEIPATTKVAPKPAEVAVAAAPKTSPTVPTPAPVPPERCASLGPYPARADADAALARIRSQATRSSVREDKDAGVSTFRVMLPSVGDRAAAQALVKRIAAAGIGDYYVIAQGEDNTVALGQYQSRERAERRQASLVSAGFPAQLMPSGTGQSRWWIDVRSATAPTALQGAAGATRQRSLDCSALR; via the coding sequence ATGTATGTACGCGCGCTCATCGTTGTCTTGATCGTCCTCAATGCCGGCGTTGCGTTGTGGTGGGCCCTGCAGCCGGCACCGGCCGCGTTGGCCGCTCCGGCGCAGCCGGCGGGTGTGGCACGGTTGGAGGTGTTGCCGAACATCGCAACAGGCGCGGCGGCTGCGATATCGGGAGAGGCAGCAACAGCAGCTCCAGACGCTGTGCCGGCAGCAACATCGGTTGCACCGGCACCGGCAGCAGTACCAGCTCAGACATCACCAGCTCAGACATCAACGGAACAAGCGGCGGCGGCCGCTTCGACAGCTGCGGCTACCACCGCAGTGGCTGAAACATCGCCAACACCTTCCGAAATTCCGGCCACAACCAAGGTCGCTCCAAAACCGGCCGAGGTTGCTGTGGCGGCTGCACCAAAGACATCGCCAACGGTGCCGACTCCCGCACCCGTTCCCCCAGAGCGCTGCGCCAGCCTGGGCCCCTATCCGGCACGCGCCGACGCCGATGCCGCGCTGGCACGCATTCGTAGTCAAGCCACGCGCAGCAGCGTGCGCGAGGACAAGGACGCCGGGGTCAGTACGTTCCGGGTGATGCTGCCCAGCGTGGGCGATCGCGCCGCGGCGCAGGCGTTGGTCAAGCGCATCGCTGCGGCTGGCATCGGCGACTACTACGTGATTGCGCAAGGCGAGGACAACACCGTCGCGCTGGGCCAGTACCAGAGCCGCGAGCGCGCCGAGCGGCGTCAGGCGAGCCTGGTGAGTGCGGGGTTTCCCGCGCAGCTGATGCCCAGCGGCACCGGGCAATCGCGCTGGTGGATCGATGTGCGTAGTGCGACGGCACCCACTGCGTTGCAGGGCGCCGCGGGTGCAACGCGTCAACGATCGCTAGATTGCTCCGCGCTGCGCTAG
- a CDS encoding type III pantothenate kinase, with the protein MSEWLFDLGNSRFKYALLQGDRAGDVQAWPHGAEAMDAAALSALPTGRIAHVASVAAPALTQRMLACLHERFDQVRIVRTAAECAGIRIAYADPSRFGVDRFLALLGARGEAPVLVAGVGTALTIDLLGADGQHHGGRIAASPTTMREALHARAVQLPASGGNYVELANDTDDALASGCDGAAVALIERSLQHAQRSLGVPVRLLVHGGGAPPLLPLLPDATFRAALVLDGLAIWARSASAP; encoded by the coding sequence ATGAGCGAGTGGTTGTTCGATCTGGGAAATTCGCGGTTCAAGTACGCCCTGCTACAGGGAGATCGCGCCGGCGATGTGCAGGCGTGGCCGCATGGCGCCGAGGCGATGGATGCGGCCGCACTGTCGGCGCTGCCGACCGGGCGCATCGCGCATGTGGCCAGCGTTGCTGCGCCGGCATTGACGCAGCGGATGCTCGCCTGCCTGCACGAGCGCTTCGATCAGGTGCGGATCGTGCGCACAGCGGCCGAATGCGCCGGCATCCGGATTGCATATGCGGACCCGAGCCGCTTCGGCGTGGATCGCTTTCTGGCGCTGCTCGGCGCGCGTGGCGAGGCGCCGGTGCTGGTGGCCGGCGTGGGCACTGCGCTGACCATCGATCTGCTTGGGGCCGATGGGCAGCATCATGGCGGGCGCATCGCCGCCTCGCCGACCACCATGCGCGAAGCGCTGCATGCCCGCGCGGTGCAATTGCCGGCCAGCGGAGGCAATTATGTGGAGCTGGCCAACGACACCGACGATGCGCTGGCGTCTGGTTGCGATGGTGCGGCGGTGGCGCTGATCGAGCGCAGCCTGCAGCACGCGCAACGCAGTTTGGGCGTACCGGTGCGCTTGCTGGTGCATGGCGGTGGCGCGCCACCGTTGCTGCCGTTGTTGCCCGATGCCACGTTCCGCGCTGCGCTGGTGCTGGATGGGCTGGCGATTTGGGCGAGGTCTGCGTCGGCGCCCTGA
- the birA gene encoding bifunctional biotin--[acetyl-CoA-carboxylase] ligase/biotin operon repressor BirA has product MGLAHTFADRFGDLAVDDRALLAKLASGRLSGDALARDAGLTRAAVWKRIQNLRAAGVDIEGRAGDGYRLAAPLDLLEAAQIRAAMSSDALAGLAALDVAWTLESTNTSLLARAAPEQGVAVLLAERQTGGRGRRGRQWTSPLGAHIYLSASRRFSGGLGQLAGLSLAVGVAVAEALRGCGFADVGLKWPNDLLARERKLGGLLIEGGGEMAGNARAVIGLGLNVHMPAAAAAAIDQPWVDLDTLAGRAVSRDTVVVAVLSGLLPALDLFEAQGLAPFLSRYAALDVLCGRAVQVEEVGTRHHGVALGLAADGALRVQLGETVRLFHSGEVSVRPA; this is encoded by the coding sequence GTGGGCTTGGCGCATACTTTCGCGGATCGATTTGGGGACCTTGCCGTGGATGACCGCGCGTTGCTGGCCAAACTTGCGAGCGGCCGGCTATCCGGCGATGCGCTGGCGCGCGATGCCGGGTTGACCCGTGCGGCAGTGTGGAAGCGCATTCAAAATTTGCGCGCAGCCGGGGTCGACATCGAGGGGCGGGCCGGTGATGGCTACCGCCTGGCCGCGCCGCTGGATCTGCTGGAGGCTGCGCAGATTCGTGCGGCCATGTCGAGCGATGCGCTGGCGGGCCTGGCTGCACTCGATGTCGCCTGGACGCTGGAATCCACCAACACCAGCTTGCTGGCGCGTGCGGCGCCGGAGCAGGGCGTGGCGGTGCTGCTGGCCGAGCGTCAGACCGGTGGGCGCGGCCGTCGGGGCCGGCAATGGACCTCGCCGCTGGGTGCGCATATCTATCTATCGGCCTCGCGCCGTTTCAGCGGTGGGTTGGGCCAGCTGGCCGGGCTGAGTCTGGCGGTGGGTGTGGCGGTGGCCGAAGCCTTGCGCGGTTGCGGGTTTGCCGATGTCGGGCTGAAGTGGCCCAACGATCTGCTGGCGCGCGAGCGCAAGCTGGGCGGCCTGTTGATCGAAGGTGGCGGCGAAATGGCCGGCAATGCGCGTGCGGTGATCGGGCTGGGCTTGAATGTGCACATGCCGGCTGCGGCGGCTGCTGCGATCGACCAGCCGTGGGTAGATCTGGATACGCTTGCGGGCCGTGCGGTGTCGCGCGATACCGTGGTGGTGGCGGTGTTGTCCGGGCTGCTGCCGGCGCTGGATCTGTTCGAGGCGCAGGGGCTGGCTCCGTTCCTGAGTCGCTATGCGGCATTGGACGTGTTGTGTGGCCGCGCGGTACAGGTCGAAGAGGTTGGCACCCGGCATCACGGCGTTGCGCTCGGTCTGGCTGCCGACGGCGCGTTGCGGGTGCAATTGGGCGAGACGGTGCGCCTGTTCCACTCCGGAGAAGTGAGCGTGAGACCTGCATGA
- a CDS encoding zinc-dependent peptidase: protein MSRWLRRPPLDIPDALWLPVCSGCAWVAALDPPRQHRLRTLAAQFLQQKTISPVDGLQLHAHDHVLLAATCCLPLLEIGAVGWRGWSQLIVYPDAFRVQRTHLDAAGVMHAWDDTLIGESWEQGPLIVSWADVQADLDDPQAGFNVIVHEMAHKLDALDGALDGTPPLPRYAQRAWARDFQQAFDAFCQRVDAGEDTEIDPYAAEAPEEFFAVVSEYHFSAPQVVARVMPDVAAQLTRFYGPSPFASSAQR from the coding sequence TTGTCGCGCTGGCTGCGCCGGCCGCCCCTCGATATTCCTGATGCGTTGTGGCTACCGGTCTGCAGCGGCTGCGCCTGGGTCGCCGCGCTCGATCCGCCCCGCCAGCACCGTCTGCGCACCCTGGCCGCGCAGTTCCTGCAGCAAAAAACCATTTCCCCGGTCGATGGGTTGCAACTGCATGCGCACGATCATGTGCTGCTGGCGGCCACCTGCTGCCTGCCGCTGCTGGAAATCGGTGCAGTGGGCTGGCGCGGCTGGTCGCAACTGATCGTCTACCCGGACGCGTTCCGCGTGCAGCGCACGCATCTGGATGCGGCAGGGGTGATGCATGCCTGGGACGACACCCTGATCGGCGAATCCTGGGAGCAAGGCCCGCTGATCGTCAGCTGGGCCGACGTGCAAGCCGACCTGGACGACCCGCAGGCCGGCTTCAACGTGATCGTGCACGAGATGGCGCACAAGCTCGATGCACTCGATGGCGCCCTCGACGGCACACCACCGCTGCCGCGCTATGCACAGCGCGCCTGGGCACGCGATTTCCAGCAGGCCTTCGATGCGTTTTGCCAACGCGTGGATGCAGGCGAAGACACCGAGATCGATCCGTATGCCGCCGAGGCACCGGAAGAATTCTTCGCTGTGGTCAGCGAATATCACTTCTCGGCACCGCAAGTGGTCGCGCGCGTCATGCCGGATGTCGCCGCGCAGTTGACGCGTTTTTACGGGCCTTCGCCGTTTGCTTCTTCAGCGCAGCGCTGA
- a CDS encoding DUF1501 domain-containing protein, which produces MQRRQFLLASAAAASLPWSGRLFAAPRDSARMLVVFLRGGYDSNNLLVPHASDFYYQVRPTLAIARPDAANPKSAVALDAQWGLNPVMRDALLPLWQRKQLAFVPFAGTDDLSRSHFETQDDIESGQAGRQRRDYRSGFMARLSGVLSGVPAIAFTDSLPLTFQGGGDLPNVSLRGIGKGGLDARQAQILSQMYDATPLAAAAREGLALRQQVTAQLREEMEQAGRGAASARTFADETRRMASLMRHQYRLGFVDVGGWDTHANQGSVEGGLANNLRNLGEGLAAYADALGPAWKDTVVVVLSEFGRTFRENGSKGTDHGHGTTYWVLGGGVQGGRIAGEQVSVEQTQLLQNRDYPVLTNYRSLFGGLLSRLWGLSPAQLERVFPGARPRDLGLV; this is translated from the coding sequence ATGCAACGACGTCAATTTCTGCTTGCCTCTGCAGCGGCCGCGAGTCTGCCGTGGTCCGGTCGTCTGTTTGCCGCGCCACGCGACAGTGCGCGCATGCTGGTGGTGTTTCTGCGTGGTGGCTACGACAGCAATAATCTGCTGGTGCCGCACGCCAGCGATTTTTATTATCAGGTGCGGCCGACCCTGGCGATTGCGCGTCCGGATGCTGCCAATCCAAAGAGCGCCGTTGCGTTGGATGCGCAATGGGGTCTCAACCCGGTGATGCGCGATGCGCTGTTGCCGCTGTGGCAACGCAAGCAGCTGGCCTTCGTGCCGTTTGCCGGCACCGACGATCTGTCGCGCAGCCACTTCGAAACCCAGGACGATATCGAATCCGGCCAGGCCGGCAGGCAGCGCCGCGATTATCGGTCCGGTTTCATGGCGCGCTTGTCGGGCGTGCTCAGCGGGGTGCCGGCGATTGCGTTTACCGATTCGCTGCCGCTGACGTTTCAAGGCGGCGGCGATTTGCCCAATGTGTCGTTGCGTGGGATCGGCAAAGGCGGTCTGGATGCGCGGCAGGCGCAGATCCTGTCGCAGATGTACGACGCAACGCCGCTTGCGGCAGCCGCGCGCGAAGGTCTGGCGTTGCGTCAGCAGGTGACCGCGCAGCTGCGCGAAGAGATGGAGCAGGCCGGCCGCGGCGCTGCCAGTGCGCGCACCTTCGCCGACGAAACCCGGCGCATGGCGAGCCTGATGCGCCATCAGTACCGGCTGGGATTCGTCGATGTCGGCGGCTGGGATACGCATGCCAACCAGGGCAGTGTCGAAGGTGGGTTGGCCAATAATCTGCGTAATCTCGGCGAAGGGCTGGCGGCATACGCCGATGCCTTGGGGCCGGCATGGAAGGACACCGTGGTGGTGGTGCTCTCCGAGTTTGGCCGCACCTTTCGTGAGAACGGCAGCAAAGGCACCGATCATGGGCACGGCACCACGTATTGGGTGCTGGGTGGCGGCGTGCAGGGTGGTCGTATCGCTGGCGAACAGGTCTCGGTCGAACAAACGCAGCTGCTGCAGAATCGTGATTACCCGGTGCTTACCAATTACCGCAGTCTGTTCGGCGGTCTATTGAGTCGATTGTGGGGGCTGTCGCCAGCGCAGTTGGAGCGGGTGTTTCCCGGTGCCAGGCCGCGCGATCTTGGGCTGGTGTGA